A single window of Solea solea chromosome 9, fSolSol10.1, whole genome shotgun sequence DNA harbors:
- the acbd6 gene encoding acyl-CoA-binding domain-containing protein 6 isoform X2 has translation MASGSPSSSPDTATGSGTDPARPDTGEPLGGAGSDSDSDLGLGKFDCSAAEMGDRLEGEGLEMDFESAADRVRDLIQTASRDQLLYLYARYKQVKVGKCNTQKPGFFDFEGQRKWQAWKQLGDMEAEQAMQEYISCVNVLDPEGSTKERAQGAERRKGFGGAVVSSLYQEEMIREEDKNIFDYCRENNIDHITKAITSQKVDVNTKDEEGRALLHWACDRGHKELVSVLLQHKADINSQVSGQ, from the exons ATGGCTTCTGGGTCACCGTCGTCCTCACCGGACACTGCGACGGGCTCAGGTACAGACCCAGCTCGACCCGATACAGGGGAGCCCCTCGGCGGAGCAGGGTCAGACTCCGACTCGGATCTGGGTTTGGGGAAATTTGACTGCAGCGCCGCGGAGATGGGGGATCGACTGGAGGGCGAGGGGCTGGAGATGGATTTTGAGTCTGCAGCCGACCGCGTACGAGATCTGATTCAGACGGCCAGCAGGGACCAGCTGTTGTACCTGTATGCTCGCTATAAACAG GTCAAAGTGGGAAAGTGCAATACACAAAAACCTGGCTTTTTCGACTTTGAAGGACAGAGGAAATG GCAAGCCTGGAAACAGCTTGGAGATATGGAAGCAGAGCAGGCAATGCAAGAGTACATTTCCTGTGTCAACGTGTTAGACCCTGAAGGCAGCACAAAG gaAAGGGCACAGGGAGCAGAAAGGAGAAAAGGCTTCGGAGGAGCAGTCGTCAGCTCTCTATACCAAGAAGAGATGATCag GGAAGAGGATAAGAACATCTTCGACTATTGCAGAGAAAACAACATCGACCACATCACTAAGGCCATCACCTCCCAGAAAGTGGATGTCAATACTAAAGACGAGGAG ggCCGGGCTCTCCTGCACTGGGCCTGTGACAGAGGACACAAGGAGCTGGTGTCTGTATTACTGCAGCACAAAGCAGATATCAACAGTCAGGTGAGCG